A segment of the Yoonia vestfoldensis genome:
CGGAACAATGGTTCATAAAGGCCTCCAGCGCTGTATCCGGCAAAGCCGTTTCATCGCCTTGCATCACGCGTCTGACATTGGCCAACAGAACAAACAGATCTTCAGGCGTCAGACTTGCCAGCCGCACAACCGGCCCCGACAAATCAACAAGGCCATCACGGGCGAAGGTGTTTTCTGCCAGCCGCGATTGCAGGGCCTCATAGCTGTAAAGCCCACGGCGTGTGTTCATCAAAAACTCTGGCGTGCCCCCCATGAGAAACCCAAGGTTCTCGGCACTGCCTTGAAGCACATCGTTCAAAATCCGCAGAATCTGCTCGTAGTTTGCATTGCGTGCTTGGGACGATGTGAGCTTGAACAGGTTCACCATTTCATCAAGGCCGACAAGCAGCCCTTTGTAACCCGCCTCGCACACAAATGCCGACATCAGTTTGAGATGATCGTAGACGCTCGCATCATCGACGATCGTGCGCACGCCAAGAGCTTTGCGCGCATCCGTGCGGGTTGCGAATTCTCCCCTGAGCCAGCGCAGAGCAGCAGACTTAAGCTCGTCATCCCCATTCTCATGACCTTCCCAATATCGCCGAATGACCTCTGCAAATTCAAAGCCACCAGTGAGTTCTTCGAAATGGCTCAGACGCTCGCGAATAATGGTGCCCGTAGGTACATCTTTTCCCTCGGCGTCTCGGTGCGCTTGGCTGACAAACCGCTCAACCACACTGGCCAAGGCACCACCATCGGGTTTTGTGCGTGTCGATAGGTTACGCGCCATCTCTGCGTATAGGCCACGTGCCTGACCACCAGTCGCATGAATACGTCTGTCAGGTGCAAGATCAGCAAACATCACCACCAGCCCTTTTTCCAATGCCACAAGCCGGATCAAGTTCATAAAGAAGGTTTTGCCCGATCCATACTCCCCGATAACAAAACGGATGGCAGAGCCACCGTCCGCTATGCGTTCCATGTCTTTCACAAGTTCTTCAATCTCGCGAACGCGACCGACCTGGATGTGACGAAGGCCCAATTTGGGCACGACCCCTGCCCGCAACGCCTGAACAATTGCATCGCGCTCACGTGGCTTCAATTTAGACATGACGCCCCTCCCCTTCTAATATTTGCTTTACCGCATCCGCAATCTCGGGAGACACGTCATATCCATCATACTCGTCAAGTAAGGCTTCGTCATAGGCCTCAAAGGCCCATTCGTTTACGGCCTCCAATGCACCTGACGACATCAATCCATGCTTTCCGCAAAGCTGCTGGAATGCGTCCTCGGTCCAGTTCTCTTGACCCACCAAATCCGACAGCAGTGCCCCATGTTTTGCATCGAGCCCAGCAAACAGCGTTAAGTCCTTGGAGTCCCCGCCCTCTACTGCTTCTTCCTCGGCTTCAAATATCTGTCCAAGGACAGAAGACACCCGCGCCGTATCTGACCTAATGGCCGCAATCCGCGATGCATCCAGCACTGGCCCCGTTGCCTTTTGTAGTTCAGGAATAGCCTCACCAGAATTGCCAGGCTGGGCCGCACGCACAGTCCGTGGCGCGTCGGCAATCTCTCCAGCGTGAAGGTCTGAATAGGCGAGTGATGGATCAAGGCCCAATGCCTTGTACACCTTTTCGATGCTGGCGACTTCTTCGGATTGGATGACACTGAACCGCCCTGGGTTTACCGGAGAGTAAAACACTCAAAGGATGAACCCTATGACAAAGAATCGACATACCCCCGCCTATCCTGCCGAACTGCGTGAACGTGGTGTTCGGCTTTTCAGAGAGAACCGTGCTGACTATGCCAGCGACACGGCAGCCTATAAGGCAATTGCGCCGAAGCTTGGCTGTTCACCGGACAGCCTGCGCGTCTGGTGTCAGCAGGCCGAACGCGATGCCGGGCAGCGGGCTGGGCTGACAATTGCCGAGAAGGATCGGATCAAGGAACTTGAGCGTGAGGTCCGTGAACTGCGCCAGGCCAACGAGATCCTGAAGAAGGCCAGCGCATATTTCGCAGCGGCGGAGCTCGACCGCCCGTTTCGCAAATGATCGTGTTCATCGACGATCACCGTCGTGTCCATGGTGTCGAGCCGATCTGCCGGGTTCTGGGGATCGCACCATCGACGTATTACGCCCTCAAGGCCGTGGAGCGTGATCCGGACCTGGCATCGGATCGGGCTAAGCAGGATCAACTGGACATGGCCGCCATAAAAGAGGCCTTCGATGGCAGTCGGGGCCGATACGGCGCGCGCAAGGTTTGGCACCAGTTACGCCGCAGCGGGCACGATATCGCTCGCTGCACTGTGGAGCGGCTTATGAAGGCTATGGGATTACAAGGGGTTGTGCGGGGCAAGAAAGTGACCACGACCAACCCCGATACGGCACAACCTTGCCCGGACGACAAGGTGAACCGGGCTTTCGTGGCCGCTATGCCGAACCAGCTCTGGGTCAGTGACTTCACCTATGTCTCCAGCTGGCAGGGCATGGTCTATGTGGCCTTCGTCATCGACGTCTTCGCCCGCAAAATCGTCGGCTGGCGCGTCTCGACCTCGATGACCACCGGTTTCGTGCTCGATGCCTTGAACCAGGCCATCTGCCAGCGCGCCCCGTCCGAGGCGGACAAGCTCATCCACCACAGCGATCGTGGCAGCCAATACCTGTCGATCCGATACACCGAACGGCTGGCCGAGGCTGGGATTGATACTTCGGTGGGCAGCGTTGGTGACAGCTACGATAACGCCCTGGCCGAAAGCATCATCGGCCTGTTCAAGACCGAGGTCATCAAGTTTCTCGGTCCATGGAAATCGGTCGGCCAAGTCGAATGGGAAACTCTCAAGTGGGTCGACTGGTATAACAAAACGCGCCTGCACAGCGCCATCGGATACATTACACCGAACGAAGCAGAGGAGGCATTCTACGCAAACTTGAACGTTGACGAAAAAGCAGCGTAATCATTGAACCACAAACTCTCCGGTAAACCCGGGGCGGTTCACACCATCGGCGTGTGCCGCACTCACCAAGGCCGCACGCATCGCCTTTTGGTCTTCAACGCCAACATCTTTGAGTTTGCGGCGCAGCAGCGTCATGTCAGGCGGCACTGCAAGGAACCATGCCATATTTGCCTGAAGCCGGCGCCGCTCTTGTTCACTCAGCACCGCAGCAGATGCGATTTGAGCCTCCAACGCTTTGCGCTCAGCATCGGCGATACGCCCGTCAGCATGGGCAACAAACGAGGCAAGAGCCAACTCCATCAACGCTGTCTGATAGCTTGCCGAAACATCTTCCAGCTTTTCGATCTGTTCGCCGAGTTCAAACAAAACCACAGGCTCTTCCGGTTTTGGTGACCGCAATGCAAAGCGTGGATCAGGTGCCAGCCCAAACCCAAGACGCGCCAAAGCATCTGCCGCTCCCGTTAGCTGTCGCTTGCCAATCTTCGTGCTGCGTTGTCCTTCGAGCTTTTCGATCACGTCGGCCAACGGAATAAGTCCGCCGCTCTGCATGATCCCACCGGCCCATTCTTTCAGCGCTTCCATTTCGGTCGACGGGAACAGACTCCAAAGATCTAGTGGCAAGAGAGCGTGCGCTTCGATACTTCCCTTGCCCTCAGGGTTTCGACCAAGATAGCGGCTCAGCTTATCAAGATCGTCTATCACTTCATCAGCGACTTCCTGTGCGATCTCGACCGGCTTTCGCAATCCGGAGATATCAGGAACGGGTTTGCCGTCGGCCGTCGGGTTGATAGTTCCTTCGAACTCGCTTGAGGCTGCACGATACGTTGCTTTGAGGTGTTTACGCGGCTTGCTGACCTTTAGGCCATTTGGGAAGCGATCGTCGAACCGGATCTTGAATAGCGCGAGGAATTCATTGCGGCAGCGCGTAGCGGGCGTGCGTAAATGGCTCTCCGGATGGCACATCAACCAGCTCAGAACCCAGTCTGCACTTAGGGTTTCTCCCTTATCAAGACGAGCGCCAATCGCATACTTCAGCGAAAAAGGAAGCTCCCAACCTTGACGTTCAAACGTCGGTTCCAGCGCATCAGACTCAGTTTCGGCAAGTGTCGCGATATCGAGAAATTCACCCAAGTATCGTTTGACCGAATGGTTCTCAGGATAGAGAGAAATCAATCGCCGAACTTCGGCGATGATATCCTGGGCATCCGCGTTGGTTTGGTCGACGAAAAACCTTCTTTCCAACCCATAGAAGTACAAGAACATGTAGCCCGGATCGTAGGATGGGTCAGAACGGCCACTCGCCAACCATTCAAGATAGGTTGCCCTGCTTCGTGCTGAAATATCGGAGTACCCAGGCCAGTACGACATGCCCTCCCCTGCCCTATCGTCTCCTGTCCTAGCAACAGAGAGTGACGGATCGATATAAGCCCTGCATTTGTCGCGATAACCATGGTGATTGAGTAATAGCGGCGTCCCGACATAGACCATTCCACCAATATCTCGTCCGGCAACAGTCGCTGTCTCTGCCGCAGGTATCCAGCCATTTTTGCGGGAATTTGATTGCGACTTATGGGATGATGGCCGTGCATTCTCATACCGCTTTGCAATGGCCGAAAGTGCTGGTGCTGCCGTTTGGCCAGGCCGCACAATTTCTGAATAGTTCTGTTTTGTTGGTTTGGGCGGTGCTATCGAAGGCGATTGAACAGTATTCGCTTCGCGCGTTCTCTCTCGCTCACGTTCGATGCGTTTTTCGTGGGCACTTACGCGCGCCACTGGCTCGGATTGAGTTACTTTTGTGTTTGTTGTTTCTGCGGCAACCGCTTTGGCTTCCACTTTTCGGGATCGTCTCTTTTCTTGCCACCATACCAAAACGATAGGCAATCCAAAGGCAAAGAGCATTTGACCGCCAACGGGCCAGCCTTCCAACACGGTCACTACGGCAACTATGCACAGCAATAAATAGAGCGCGTAAAAAAATAGAACTCGAAAAAGCTTTAGTATTGATGCCATTAACAAAACCCTCTTGTGAATTACTTTAGTTTGTTAAGCTTTTGCTGCAATCACTATCGTTAAAGTAGCAACGCAAATCTTTTGAGTTTCTCAAATTATGTTCGAAAGTGTCTTCGCGACGGTGCTTCCTTCAAAAGCAATGACACGCCTTCCGCGCCTGATATGTGCACCAACTCAATCATCGATTTTCATGGGCGCCGAAGCGTGGTGCGAGTATGATAAGAAGCGCACCAAACCCAGATTCCCCTTAGCTGTCGGTGACCAACGCGCAGCCATTCAAGAGTCACTGACTGCAACGTCCAAAAACAATGCCACCAACTTTGCGTTGATGAAATAGTTGTTCCGGCCTGCCTGGATTTTCTCAACAAACCCCTTATCAGCAAGCTCATCCAGATACTTGGCAGCCGTTTGGCGTGAGACACCAAGATCCTGCACGACATAATCGATACGTGTGTAGGGATGGCGGAAGAGATTGTTGAGCAGGTCTTGAGAATAGAGTTTCGGGAGTTCAGCTCGCAATTGCGCCTTAGTATCTGACATCTGTTGCCGAATGCCCTCGACCAATCTCAATGTAGCGCCCGAGGTTTCAGCGACAGCTTCAAGCATAAACAGCACCCAGTCTTCCCAAGCATTTTCGGCTCGGACAGCCTGCAGCAACCTGTAGTAAGTGTCTTTGTTTTGCGTGATATGGCGGCTCAAATAGAGCACCGGAATATCTAGCAACCCAGTTCGCGCCAGATACAGAACATTCAGTATCCGTCCTAACCGCCCATTTCCGTCAGGAAAGGGATGAATGCTCTCGAATTGGTGATGGATGAGCGCCATCCGAATAAGCGGATCCAACCCGTCTCCATTCTCGGCGTTGATATAGTGCTCGAGGTCGCCCATCAGACTGATGATTTCATGGGCATCCTGAGGCGGCACAAAAACTATTTCACCACTTGCTTCGTTCTTGAGCGCTGTTCCGGGCGTTTGGCGAAACCCTCCATCGTGTTGCTTCAAAAGCTGGAACATCGCGATCAACGTACTGTTGGTGATCAGCCCGTCTGTCTCGCGAAGCCGATCATACCCAAGTTTCAGTGCGTCACGATAGAGCGCCACTTCTTTTGCAGCGGCACTGCCTGGACCTTCGGGAAAAAGGTCCGCCTGAAACAGATCGTCCTGCGTGGTGACAATGTTTTCGATTTCCGAACTTGCCTTGGCTTCTTGCAACGCAAGTGTGTCAATCAAGATGCTCTGATTTGGGATAGTCGCCGCTCGACCCTTCAGTTCAGCCAACGCGCGATTGGCGCGCGCTAAAGCCTTGAGTATCGGCACAGTGTCAAAATCAACACCGGGTGGCAGCGGTTGGATGTTGTAGGTGGGTTTTAACATGACTGGCTCGATGTGTTAATTATTTATACTTTCATTAACACGTGAAAACAGACATGTCACCCAAACGAGCATTTTTTGACATGACGGCAAGATCGAGTGCCCTACCATTTTCCTCTAAACAGTCATTCTACCAAACCAGCATCCTGCAGCCCTTCGCGATCGGGCAGGTCGCGCAGACTCTGCAAGCCAAACACCACCAGAAACCGCTCCGTCGTCACGAACGTATAGGGTGCGCCGCGACGTGGGCTCCGCGGCCCCGTCGCTATCAACTCCTGCGCATGCAGTCGCCCGATCAGATCGCGACTGATGTCTTTGCCAAAGATGTCCTTCAGCCCTTCGCGGGTGATGGGCTGATGATACGCAACCGCGGCCAGCACCGCGACATCGAACTCATTCAAGCCCAACAGCTGGTCCCCAACATCTGCCGCTGCACGGATTGCCGGTCCATACACAGCACGAGTGCGTAATAGCCATCCGTCGACAACCTTCGCTACCTCGAACGACCGCCCTTCTATATCGGACGCAAGGTCTTCGATGAGCAGGTCGACGGATGCACCCTGCCCCACCACCCGCACCAGATCCTCACGTGGCACCGGCGATGCACTGGCAAACAACACCGCCTCGATCCGCCGCATCCATTCCCGCCAACGCATGTCAGGCGGCAGGTCGGGTAACTCGCGATCCAGCTCTGGCTCAGGTCTGTCCTTCGCCATATTTACACCCCGTAAAGCCGGAACGTATCCCGCCCGGTCAATTCACGCACAACACCCAGCTCAACCAACCGATCACAAAACCGCCGCGCGGCACGGTCCGAGTTTAAAGACGTCAGCCCGGCAGGAGTCATCGCATCACGAGTGAGAAACATCTGCACCGCTGCTGCGGCCCCTTTTGCCCGGAGCTTTGGCGCAACCGCGTTCAGTCGCTCCGTTTTCCGCGTTAAATCTGTTGCAACATGAACGACACGTTCTGCAGAGATTCTCACCGCCCGATGGCAGGCCAGCCGAAGTTCGTCGCCCCGTTTGCGCAAATCACCACGCTTCAGACCAGATACAAGCAGCGGCATAAGATGGTCCCATCCAAGTGCCTGGGCAAGAGCGGCGTCAGCAAGAACAAGCGCTGGGACCTCACTGCGCGGGCTGTCCGTCAAAACCGCCTCTAGGATTTGTGCAGCTCGGGTGATGGGTGCCCCCGTTTCGGCATCAAGCCAGGTTGCTAACTGTTCTGGCGCGTGGTCCGGCAGAGCCCGATGCAACGCCTTGATCGAAACAGGCCGCTGAACAGCACGCCGCCAACACTGATAGATTTCTCCAGCTGGGCCCGGCAGATCGCCAGGTCGAAGCAAATGTACCGCGTCACGCAACTGCCCTGCCCGTTCCGGGCGACCCGAGAAGAGCACACAGGCCTCGGCCGCGGACAGTGCCAAACGATCACGCAGCAAGGTTTGGGGCACAACCTGATGGCCAACCACACCATCGAGTGTGGCTAGTGTCGCGCCTGACAAAAACGCCACATCTTCAAAGGTTTCGCCACGTGCGGAGGTGACCCAAGACGGCATCCGTAGTAGTGTAGTGAGGTTCGGTTCTTGGACGATGCGCTCAGATTTCATGCGAGAAGTCTATTTGATGACGGCGCTTATAGCCAGCAAATAACAAAGTAACCGCCCCACCTTACAGCTCTCACTTAAGTCCAATAAGTTTGCATTATCGGACATCAAGAGATATGCTAGGACGCAGTTTAATTTCACCACCGGATTCACTGGAAAATGCCCTCAGAGGACGAGAAGTCGACATCATCAAACTCTGGTGCGTTTTGTATCGCTCAGAACGGCGACAGCGATCAAGAAAAAAGCGACGACATCTCCCTACCCGCCCACGTCGCGGGATCCGGCAGCCTTGATCGCCTGGTCGACGCCGCCCGAGATTATGCGCGCGCCGCAGCTTCTGACAATACGCTGAAAGCCTATGCCAAGGATTGGGCGCATTTCGCGCGGTGGTGTCGGATGAAGGGCGCGGAGCCTCTGCCCCCGTCGCCTGAAATGATCGGGCTTTATCTCGCAGACCTGGCGTCCGGAGCGGGCCCCTCCCCTGCCCTATCGGTCAGTACCATCGAACGTCGCCTCTCCGGCCTTGCCTGGAACTATGCGCAACGCGGCTTTGTCCTCGATCGTAAGAACCGCCACATCGCAACAGTGCTGGCCGGGATCAAACGCAAACACGCCCGTCCGCCGGTGCAGAAGGAAGCGATCCTGGCCGAGGACATCCTCGCGATGGTCGCCACCCTGCCCTACGACCTGCGCGGGCTCAGGGACCGCGCCATCCTGCTCCTCGGGTACGCCGGCGGGCTCCGCCGCTCCGAGATCGTCAGCCTGGATGTCGGAAAGGACGACACGCCCGATTCAGGCGGCTGGATCGAGATCCTCGACGACGGCGCCGTGCTGACGCTCAACGCCAAGACCGGCTGGCGCGAGGTCGAGATCGGTCTGGGATCGTCTAACTCCAGCTGCCCTGTGCATGCGCTCGAGCAGTGGTTGCACTTCGCCAGGATCGACTTCGGGCCGGTCTTTGTCGGCACCACTCGGGGTGGAAAGAAGGCCCTGGAGACAAGGCTGAACGACAAGCATGTCGCGCGGCTGATCAAGCGAACGGTCCTGGACGCCGGCATCCGATCCGAACTGCCCGAAAAGGAACGCCTGGCACTGTTCTCTGGCCATTCTCTGCGCGCAGGTCTCGCCAGTTCGGCCGAGGTGGACGAGCGGTATGTGCAGAAGCACCTTGGCCACGCTTCGGCACAGATGACCCGCCGCTACCAACGCCGCCGCGACCGCTTCCGCGTGAACCTGACGAAAGCCGCTGGATTGTAATCTTGCGAACTGTCATCCTGTCATTAATCCTTGGCCGGTCTGAGCTGATGAAGTCAAGAAGATCTGCATCTTCAGCCTGCTCGGTGTCGGGAACGGGCTCAGGCAAGGGCTTCAACGCACCATCGTCCTCGTCGTCGCGTGCGTTCGCGCCAAGCGCTTGACCAGCAGAAGTGATTTCCGTACCGTGGCCGATACCATCCGCGTAACTCCCCGTTGAAAGCTCAGCGCCCTGCTGTCGGTTCACAGCTGAAGACATCAGCGTATTCCCGAGGCTCATCCTCGGGCCGGACAAAGCCGCGATTAACGACAAGCTCGCCATGCGATAAAGCGTCACAAAAGCCCCTGCCCGCGCGATCTCTTCATCGTCGAAGATCAACGGCCGAGTCTCGAGCTTCTCCATCGCAATTTCCAACTCGCCAAGTCGCGCGTCGACTTCCTCGGGGAATTCATCCTGGCCCTCGTATTCCTCTTCGAGCGCCCGGTATTCGGCAAGAAGCTTGGCATGGGCCGCGCCTTCGTCATCCGTCATCGGTGCCGGGTCTCCGCTCAGCCGCCGCAAACCGTGGCTGTAGCCATAGGGCAGGTCGAGCGAGACCTCGATCCATTTCCAACCTTCGGTCGCAATGGCTTCGGCTTCAGCCTGAAGCTTCTCGCTGACCAGACGATCGAACAGGGCGGGGTCTTCCAGCCAGCCGCCGTCATCGCCCTGGAAGAGGTCGTGCAACATGGTGCCGCCAGCAGACTCATAGGCATCGATGCCGACAAAGACAGCACGACGATCGGATGCCCGCACCGAGGTTTCCGTCAGCAGCCGCCGGATCTGATAGGGCTCCTTGTTCCAGGACGAGCGGATCGCCTCCCAGACCTGAACCTGGCGCTCATGATCCGGGTTAACCGTCAAGGCCATCAGCTGCTCCAGCGTCATTTCATCCTCGGCATAAAGCTCGAGCAGGGCAGGGGCCACGACGGCGAGTTTCAAGCGCTGTTTGATCACCTGCGGCCTGACGAAGAAGGCGGTTGCGATCTCTTCGTCGCCCTGACCCTTCTCCTGCAGCGCCACGAAGGCGCGGAACTGATCGAGTGGATGCAGGACAGCGCGCTTCATGTTCTCGGCGAGCGAGTCGTCTTCGGCGAGGATCGTGGACTTCGCATCCCGCACGAAGCAGGGAATGGGCGTCGTCTTGGCCAGGCGCTTCTGCTTCACCAAGAGTGACAGGGCCTGGAAGCGCCTACCGCCAGCGGGTATTTTGAACTTGCCTGTCTCGGACCCATCATCCGCCAGAACGGGCCGGACGCACAGGCTTTGCAGCAACCCGCGGCGGGCGATGTCTTCGGCCAGTTCCTCGACCGAGATGCCGGCCTTGATGCGCCGGACGTTGGACTGGCTCAGCACGAGCTTGTCGAAGGGAATGTCCCGGAACGGGGACTGGGTGACTTTCTGGGCAGGTTTCGCCATCAGATCTCCTCCACGACGGGCGCCGGAAGCCACTCTTCCGATCTCACTTCCCGTCACCCTCAAACCAACAACCCTTTCCCTCTCATATTCTGACGCTCGCGAGGCAGGACTTTAACAGCTGTTAAGTCGACAGTCCCGAGGTGGCGGAAAAGTACGCAGTCTCTCAACCTTAACAGCTGTTAAGCTGCAGATCGTCGCCCAATCAATGCCATGACCATCGGCCCACAGGAGAACTCGCCGGCCGCAGCTTTGGCAGTCAGAGCTCGCAAGTATCCACCAGGCGATCTTATGTCGGCGAAGCGTTCCAGCATCGCAGCAACGACGATCGACGCTTGCTCCGGACCCATGAACCGCTGTGCTTCTTCCCATGCAGACGCACTGATCCCCATGGCTGGCCGCACATGGCCCGCCGCATCGAAAAGCTGATGCCAATGCCGGATCTCACCTTGGTAGAAGGTCTTCAGCGAGGGACATGCCGCTATCACTAGGTGAAGCGGGATCTTTGGCAGATGTCTTGTGTCCTGTTCATCAACGTCAGCCACCGGCTCATTCGTATCCACATCTGGCACACCCGCCGCCGCCCCGCTTTTTTCTAAAGCCGGCTCAAAATCTATAGATTCTTTATTTGAATTATGATGGTGACGCTCAGATTGGGCATCATTGGTGTTCATTTCTTCTGTTTCAGGGCCATCAATGATGTTGCGTGCCTGGTCAAGGAGAGCTTCAAGATCGGCTCGATAGGCCGCGAGGTCCTCAATTGAAAGCTTGCGGCGAAGCGCGCGGGCTGTGAGGGCAGCCTTGTCGCGAAGCTGATCCCAGAAGCCTAGGCCTGGCTGCATCTCGTCTCCGAACTCGGCGAGGGCCGCGAGATCGCGTCGCATGAGGCTTACGACCTCTCTCAGGCGCCTGACGCGCTCCTCAGCCTCACGTACGGCCTCTGCGGCCCGTGCTATCTCCTCGGACTGGCAGTAGAGCGGGGAAAGATCGAAGCCAAAGGCGACGCGGTCTTCGCCGTGCTTGCGGACGTAGCGCTTCCCATTGGGGCTATCGCGCCGCTGGAGCAAGCCAGCCTCGACGAGACGCGCGAGGTGACGACGCATCGTTGAGCACGGCATGCCATTCAGGCGCTCGCAGATCGCCTTGTTCGAGGGGAAGACGACCATCTCGGCGTTCCCGCCAAGCGCATCGTCCGGAAAGAAGCTGAGGAGCCCCTGCAAAACAGTCAGATCACGTTCCGAGACCCCAAAGGCCGCTTGCGCCTTGGAGAGCTCGCGCAGGAGTTCCCACTTGTTAACGGGTCTGGCCGGAACAGATGCCTCGGGTCGCTCGATGACGCGCAAATGAGCGTGCGAAATCGGCCGCATAAACGGCGAAATTGGTGTGTACTCCATGAAAATGTTCACGAAGACAAAAATTCTAGGGCCCGCGAATCGCTTTGCGCTTGCGGGGTAGGGGCCAG
Coding sequences within it:
- a CDS encoding Fic family protein, translating into MLKPTYNIQPLPPGVDFDTVPILKALARANRALAELKGRAATIPNQSILIDTLALQEAKASSEIENIVTTQDDLFQADLFPEGPGSAAAKEVALYRDALKLGYDRLRETDGLITNSTLIAMFQLLKQHDGGFRQTPGTALKNEASGEIVFVPPQDAHEIISLMGDLEHYINAENGDGLDPLIRMALIHHQFESIHPFPDGNGRLGRILNVLYLARTGLLDIPVLYLSRHITQNKDTYYRLLQAVRAENAWEDWVLFMLEAVAETSGATLRLVEGIRQQMSDTKAQLRAELPKLYSQDLLNNLFRHPYTRIDYVVQDLGVSRQTAAKYLDELADKGFVEKIQAGRNNYFINAKLVALFLDVAVSDS
- a CDS encoding tyrosine-type recombinase/integrase is translated as MPSEDEKSTSSNSGAFCIAQNGDSDQEKSDDISLPAHVAGSGSLDRLVDAARDYARAAASDNTLKAYAKDWAHFARWCRMKGAEPLPPSPEMIGLYLADLASGAGPSPALSVSTIERRLSGLAWNYAQRGFVLDRKNRHIATVLAGIKRKHARPPVQKEAILAEDILAMVATLPYDLRGLRDRAILLLGYAGGLRRSEIVSLDVGKDDTPDSGGWIEILDDGAVLTLNAKTGWREVEIGLGSSNSSCPVHALEQWLHFARIDFGPVFVGTTRGGKKALETRLNDKHVARLIKRTVLDAGIRSELPEKERLALFSGHSLRAGLASSAEVDERYVQKHLGHASAQMTRRYQRRRDRFRVNLTKAAGL
- a CDS encoding ATP-binding protein codes for the protein MSKLKPRERDAIVQALRAGVVPKLGLRHIQVGRVREIEELVKDMERIADGGSAIRFVIGEYGSGKTFFMNLIRLVALEKGLVVMFADLAPDRRIHATGGQARGLYAEMARNLSTRTKPDGGALASVVERFVSQAHRDAEGKDVPTGTIIRERLSHFEELTGGFEFAEVIRRYWEGHENGDDELKSAALRWLRGEFATRTDARKALGVRTIVDDASVYDHLKLMSAFVCEAGYKGLLVGLDEMVNLFKLTSSQARNANYEQILRILNDVLQGSAENLGFLMGGTPEFLMNTRRGLYSYEALQSRLAENTFARDGLVDLSGPVVRLASLTPEDLFVLLANVRRVMQGDETALPDTALEAFMNHCSDRIGEAYFRTPRNTVTAFVNLLSVLEQNPGVEWSDLIEKIDVSEDLGEDMSEVEETTGAQPSGDDDLISFKL
- a CDS encoding tellurite resistance TerB C-terminal domain-containing protein, which translates into the protein MFYSPVNPGRFSVIQSEEVASIEKVYKALGLDPSLAYSDLHAGEIADAPRTVRAAQPGNSGEAIPELQKATGPVLDASRIAAIRSDTARVSSVLGQIFEAEEEAVEGGDSKDLTLFAGLDAKHGALLSDLVGQENWTEDAFQQLCGKHGLMSSGALEAVNEWAFEAYDEALLDEYDGYDVSPEIADAVKQILEGEGRHV
- a CDS encoding IS3 family transposase (programmed frameshift) produces the protein MTKNRHTPAYPAELRERGVRLFRENRADYASDTAAYKAIAPKLGCSPDSLRVWCQQAERDAGQRAGLTIAEKDRIKELEREVRELRQANEILKKASAYFGSGGARPPVSQMIVFIDDHRRVHGVEPICRVLGIAPSTYYALKAVERDPDLASDRAKQDQLDMAAIKEAFDGSRGRYGARKVWHQLRRSGHDIARCTVERLMKAMGLQGVVRGKKVTTTNPDTAQPCPDDKVNRAFVAAMPNQLWVSDFTYVSSWQGMVYVAFVIDVFARKIVGWRVSTSMTTGFVLDALNQAICQRAPSEADKLIHHSDRGSQYLSIRYTERLAEAGIDTSVGSVGDSYDNALAESIIGLFKTEVIKFLGPWKSVGQVEWETLKWVDWYNKTRLHSAIGYITPNEAEEAFYANLNVDEKAA
- the repC gene encoding plasmid replication protein RepC — its product is MEYTPISPFMRPISHAHLRVIERPEASVPARPVNKWELLRELSKAQAAFGVSERDLTVLQGLLSFFPDDALGGNAEMVVFPSNKAICERLNGMPCSTMRRHLARLVEAGLLQRRDSPNGKRYVRKHGEDRVAFGFDLSPLYCQSEEIARAAEAVREAEERVRRLREVVSLMRRDLAALAEFGDEMQPGLGFWDQLRDKAALTARALRRKLSIEDLAAYRADLEALLDQARNIIDGPETEEMNTNDAQSERHHHNSNKESIDFEPALEKSGAAAGVPDVDTNEPVADVDEQDTRHLPKIPLHLVIAACPSLKTFYQGEIRHWHQLFDAAGHVRPAMGISASAWEEAQRFMGPEQASIVVAAMLERFADIRSPGGYLRALTAKAAAGEFSCGPMVMALIGRRSAA
- a CDS encoding DUF1403 family protein; its protein translation is MKSERIVQEPNLTTLLRMPSWVTSARGETFEDVAFLSGATLATLDGVVGHQVVPQTLLRDRLALSAAEACVLFSGRPERAGQLRDAVHLLRPGDLPGPAGEIYQCWRRAVQRPVSIKALHRALPDHAPEQLATWLDAETGAPITRAAQILEAVLTDSPRSEVPALVLADAALAQALGWDHLMPLLVSGLKRGDLRKRGDELRLACHRAVRISAERVVHVATDLTRKTERLNAVAPKLRAKGAAAAVQMFLTRDAMTPAGLTSLNSDRAARRFCDRLVELGVVRELTGRDTFRLYGV
- a CDS encoding TerB N-terminal domain-containing protein gives rise to the protein MASILKLFRVLFFYALYLLLCIVAVVTVLEGWPVGGQMLFAFGLPIVLVWWQEKRRSRKVEAKAVAAETTNTKVTQSEPVARVSAHEKRIERERERTREANTVQSPSIAPPKPTKQNYSEIVRPGQTAAPALSAIAKRYENARPSSHKSQSNSRKNGWIPAAETATVAGRDIGGMVYVGTPLLLNHHGYRDKCRAYIDPSLSVARTGDDRAGEGMSYWPGYSDISARSRATYLEWLASGRSDPSYDPGYMFLYFYGLERRFFVDQTNADAQDIIAEVRRLISLYPENHSVKRYLGEFLDIATLAETESDALEPTFERQGWELPFSLKYAIGARLDKGETLSADWVLSWLMCHPESHLRTPATRCRNEFLALFKIRFDDRFPNGLKVSKPRKHLKATYRAASSEFEGTINPTADGKPVPDISGLRKPVEIAQEVADEVIDDLDKLSRYLGRNPEGKGSIEAHALLPLDLWSLFPSTEMEALKEWAGGIMQSGGLIPLADVIEKLEGQRSTKIGKRQLTGAADALARLGFGLAPDPRFALRSPKPEEPVVLFELGEQIEKLEDVSASYQTALMELALASFVAHADGRIADAERKALEAQIASAAVLSEQERRRLQANMAWFLAVPPDMTLLRRKLKDVGVEDQKAMRAALVSAAHADGVNRPGFTGEFVVQ
- the scpB gene encoding SMC-Scp complex subunit ScpB, with the protein product MAKDRPEPELDRELPDLPPDMRWREWMRRIEAVLFASASPVPREDLVRVVGQGASVDLLIEDLASDIEGRSFEVAKVVDGWLLRTRAVYGPAIRAAADVGDQLLGLNEFDVAVLAAVAYHQPITREGLKDIFGKDISRDLIGRLHAQELIATGPRSPRRGAPYTFVTTERFLVVFGLQSLRDLPDREGLQDAGLVE